atagGGTGTTGTTTGAATTGGTCTTGCACTTGGCAGCATCTCAATCTTTACTTGTGGAGGCACACAACAAATTCAAGAAGCAAatagatgcagtggatgataTGATTCCATCAAACactgtttcttcttctcctttgcAGCATGGCATCACAGAGCTTGACAGCATCTCGATTATCTCTAACATTATGTACTCGCACAATATTTGCGCCGCCCATAACCCCAGCAGTGATAGCAGCAATGGTCGCTGGATCTCTTTGAGCTGCAGTCGGCTGACCACAAATTTCCCGCAAGAATCTCTTTCTGGAAGGTCCTATCAGTAGTGGAGCATGAGATACAGNNNNNNNNNNAGACTGAATGGCTGGTAATCCCATAAGAATGTCCAGATTTTGTTCCGTATTCTTAGAGAATCCAATCCCAGGATCTATAATTATCCTCCAAGCAGGGATACCAGATAACTCAGCATCTCTAACATGCATGTATAGCTCGGATGCAACATCTACACAAACATTGTTGTACGCCAGGTTCTCATGATTCTGCATTGTAGATGGATCGCCTCTCATGTGCATTGCGATATAGGGAACTTTAAGGGCCACAACCACATTATGCATGTCTGAGTCTAACTGTCCAGCCGATACATCATTTACTAGATGAGCCCCCTTGTTGATGGCTTCTAAGGCAACCTGTGAATAAAAAGTATCCACAGATATTAGCTTTCCTTCCATCTCAGGCATATTTGTGACAGCTTCCAACACTGGGATTAGTCTATCCAATTCTTGTTCAGGAGAGAGCTTAGATGCCATTGGTCGGGTCGATTGTGCACCTAAATCAATGATATCTGCGCCTTCTGTCAGCATGGATCGGACGTGAGAAACAGCTGACTCAACAGATAAGAACTTCCCGCCATCACTAAAACTATCAGGAGTCACATTAAGAATACCCATGATAGATGTTTTTGTTGACCAGTTCCACAACTGATTCGCGACAGGCAATACTCTTTTCATCCCATCCTTCCCGATAAGCGACTCACCACCCAGTTTCTCCCATGCCTCAAAAAGTCCACCGGAATGTCTTGAAAGTTGATGCCAAGATTTAATTGTATCATTATCTGCATCAAATCCCAGTAGATCGACCAATGGGCCCATTACAAAAGGTCTCTCCCAAATTCTTTCATGCGGTATGGTAAGAGTATCAGTATTAACCGTTTGGCTCCCATAGAACAAAATATCCAAATCAATTGGCCTAGGACCATACCTAATGCCAGCAGTACGACCCATGTCCCTCTCAATTTCCTTCAGAACTCCTAACAATTTATGTGGCTCGAGTTTTGTAATTCCTCTAACAGCGGAGTTAAGAAAGTGAGGTTGATCAGTTACATAAGCAGGTTCGGTCTCATATAAGCAACCATGCCTTTTGATCTGGATGCCTGATTTCTTCATCCGTTCCAAGGCatcttcaaaattatgaagtCTATCCCCCACATTACTTCCCAGAGCAATTACCACTTCCTGCTCTTCACTGTTAACTTCCACTGAACTATCAtgataaaaatggaaaagacaCCCGTGTGCTGCTACGAGAAGATCAAAACCAGAGCAAGATATTAAACACTATACCAATAATGTCCCAATTGccaacaattcaaataaaccACTCCACAGCCATCACCAATGTTTAGTAAATAGAGAATCAAACTTTCTAGAGCATAACAGAACTACTGCAGCACATAAGACAGCCTGATTCAAGTTCGCCTACTATGCCTTTCTGCATCACCAATTTCCTTGAAGAAAACCAAATTCCCTTTAAAATCAACGATCAATCCATTTAGCAATCATAACCCCATATCACAGAGCCCCTACAGGTAAACACTATTTACATCACGTTTAACAAAGATAGGAGAATTGTGCTACAACTTCAcgcatatacacacacacgcgcGGATAATTGTGCAGTAAGCTGATCTACAATTGAGACATTTGACCAGAAACAAGCAGAACCCATGCACCACTTACGCGATGGACCCCATGAGGATGAAAGGTTTTGAACCTTAATCGGTAAATGTTCAATAAAACGAGTAAAGAAATCACctttaaatgaattcttagcAGCTCTAGCCCCCTGTTTGATGGGTCGGAGCTGTTTGATAATATTCATCTCAAGAATGGTTTTTTCACCAAGACCCAATGTTCTATTCTCGATAATCCTGCAATCCCACCTGAAATTATGCACATTAATTGAGCTCCATAATCACACAGAGCAGAAAAAGCATATCCACTAACCAAAATCAATTCTTTTAGTTCGTATGTATAAGAAACATACCATCTGGATCCCAAGAAAACAAGTGAAAAACCAAGAGAGAGTTATGTTCANNNNNNNNNNNNNNNNNNNNAGATTTAGGATATTTATAACAGTCAAGAGGAGCTTTTCAATGGGAGTGCAGTGTGGGTAAAAAACTGCAAATTTGAAACCTAGGGGCAGATTGTGGAATTTGGGGATAAGGAAGGACATAACAGTCATTCTGAATATTATCAAATGTCAGCtgctaaaatattaaaacccCAGatgagaaaaatcaaaattatctaGTTCTTCAGTACTTTAGTCTGTTCCCTAAAACCCATTGCTGGAGTTTTTGGGTTTTGAGAAATCCATACAATGGCTTCATTGTCTTTCACACAGTTTTCACTAGTGCCCAGGTTCTCTTTCTTCACCTTTTTCCCTTTACAAAGATATTTACACCAGGAAATCATCTTAGCTTCATGGCTATGCTTTAGTTCTGGATTTTATATgacacaaaaccaaaaagCATATAACAAGAGAAGGATTGGCTCATCGGAATCTTGGCcttgttttttgttgttaaattCTTGTTTTTGCGTCTGTTTATGTCTATactcttgaatttttgtgttgaaAATGAAAGCAAGGCAGAGCTTCATAATTTAGAAGAGATTAACAAATAAAGATAGTTTTTATGTTTTGCAGAATACGGAATTCCATAGGAGTGCTTGTATTATGAAATAGATGGTTGGAGATTTGGGGTGATGTAAGAGTATTGAGAGTTCTATCACTTTTTGCTTGTGCAGGATATGCAGGTGGCACCTGAATGGAAATCCTTTCCCTTATATGAACCTAGTACAAATTCAAGATTGTAGAGTAAATAGAAAAGTAGTTATGGCTGTCTCCAGAGACAAACTGACTGACTCGTTAGCTCAGGAGGTACTGAATGGAGAACCAGGGAGTACAGAGAAAAAGATTCGTAGAACAAGTAAACGAGCTTCTGCAAGAACCAGGAAAAAAGTGATGGAGATTCCAGATGAAAATCCTGCAGCCAATGGGAATGCCAGAGATGAGGAAATTCTAATGACTTCAGGCTCAGAGGAGAATTCCAGGAAAACCCAAACCAGAACTCGTAAGAAAGGTCAATCTCCGCTAGACCGTGTAAATTTAGTGgaaatttcttcaaaattggTAAGTTTGTCCATT
This region of Sesamum indicum cultivar Zhongzhi No. 13 linkage group LG4, S_indicum_v1.0, whole genome shotgun sequence genomic DNA includes:
- the LOC105160116 gene encoding folate synthesis bifunctional protein, mitochondrial isoform X1, whose translation is MNIIKQLRPIKQGARAAKNSFKAAHGCLFHFYHDSSVEVNSEEQEVVIALGSNVGDRLHNFEDALERMKKSGIQIKRHGCLYETEPAYVTDQPHFLNSAVRGITKLEPHKLLGVLKEIERDMGRTAGIRYGPRPIDLDILFYGSQTVNTDTLTIPHERIWERPFVMGPLVDLLGFDADNDTIKSWHQLSRHSGGLFEAWEKLGGESLIGKDGMKRVLPVANQLWNWSTKTSIMGILNVTPDSFSDGGKFLSVESAVSHVRSMLTEGADIIDLGAQSTRPMASKLSPEQELDRLIPVLEAVTNMPEMEGKLISVDTFYSQVALEAINKGAHLVNDVSAGQLDSDMHNVVVALKVPYIAMHMRGDPSTMQNHENLAYNNVCVDVASELYMHVRDAELSGIPAWRIIIDPGIGFSKNTEQNLDILMGLPAIQSXXXXVSHAPLLIGPSRKRFLREICGQPTAAQRDPATIAAITAGVMGGANIVRVHNVRDNRDAVKLCDAMLQRRRRNSV
- the LOC105160116 gene encoding folate synthesis bifunctional protein, mitochondrial isoform X2, which encodes MNIIKQLRPIKQGARAAKNSFKAHGCLFHFYHDSSVEVNSEEQEVVIALGSNVGDRLHNFEDALERMKKSGIQIKRHGCLYETEPAYVTDQPHFLNSAVRGITKLEPHKLLGVLKEIERDMGRTAGIRYGPRPIDLDILFYGSQTVNTDTLTIPHERIWERPFVMGPLVDLLGFDADNDTIKSWHQLSRHSGGLFEAWEKLGGESLIGKDGMKRVLPVANQLWNWSTKTSIMGILNVTPDSFSDGGKFLSVESAVSHVRSMLTEGADIIDLGAQSTRPMASKLSPEQELDRLIPVLEAVTNMPEMEGKLISVDTFYSQVALEAINKGAHLVNDVSAGQLDSDMHNVVVALKVPYIAMHMRGDPSTMQNHENLAYNNVCVDVASELYMHVRDAELSGIPAWRIIIDPGIGFSKNTEQNLDILMGLPAIQSXXXXVSHAPLLIGPSRKRFLREICGQPTAAQRDPATIAAITAGVMGGANIVRVHNVRDNRDAVKLCDAMLQRRRRNSV